Below is a genomic region from Isosphaeraceae bacterium EP7.
ACGCCGCTCAGGGCTGCCGCGGGCTCCAGCCCCACGTCACCGACCCATCGACGTTCCGCCCCTTGATGCTTTATACCCGGCTGCTGGCCTGGGCGCGGGCGCAGGACCCGGGACGCTTCGCCTGGCGAACCGAGGTCTACGAGTTCGTGACCGACCCCGTCGCCATCGACCTGCTCTACGGATCGTCACGCGAGCGTAAGTTTATCGAATCGGGCTCATCCGAATGGTCCGACCTGCAAGCCCTCTGGGCGGCCGACGAGGCCGAGTTCCTGGGCAGACGGGCCGAATTCCTGCTCTATCCGGCCGACACCACCCGCACCCAGGTGCTTATGAGCGACCGAGAACCATTGCTGCGCATCGAGGGGGCCGTCGACCGGCCGCTGGCCCTGACCTGGAACGACCTGCGGGGCATGCCCGCGGCGGATCAGGTGGAGGACCTCGCCAGGTTCAACCCCAAGCGGCCCGGCGACGGCGTGACGCTGGAGTCGCTGCTCGGACTCTGCGGCGTCCGCCCCGAGGCCAACTACCTGACCTTGCACGCCGACGAGGACGACTTCCACGTCTCGGTCCCGCTGGACGCGGTCCGGGGCCAGGGGATCGTCGTCTATCGCCGGGGTGAGGACCCGCTCTCGGAGGATCGAGGGGGGCCGATCCGGTTCCTGATCCCGGACCCGGCCGCCTGCCACACAGCCGAGCTGGACGACTGCGCCAACGTGAAGTACCTGTCGAGGATCGAGCTTTCCGTCGACAAAGGCCGCGACAACCGGCCCGCGGGCGACGCCGAGCACGAGGCCCTGCACGCCAGGGAGCCGAAGGCGTGAGCCCGCACCTTCAATCAAGGCTCACCACCAGCCGAGCAGGTCGTTGAGCTTGAAGGCGAGGACGGTGACGGTGACGGCGGCGGAGGCGATGACCGAGGCGAGGACGCCGCCGGTGGCGATCTCGCGGGCCGTGCGCAGGCCCGGCTCCTCGGGGTCGCCCAGGGCGCGGGCCAGGGTGTCGACGGCGCTGTGGGCCATCTCGGCGACGAGGATCAGGCCGAAGCCCAGGACGAGCAGGCACCAGGCCATCGGGCCGATGCCGAGCATCGAGGCGACCAGGGCGGTGAGCAGGGCGCGGTAGCCGTGGGCGAAGAAG
It encodes:
- a CDS encoding diacylglycerol kinase: MTQPERPETSAGTSSTSPRGGDSPPGASLRLDRPSPRLLPVPTSADADRSLADWPDPEPSWAARAGRRNLRDKLVAGLRGWKHAVRGDSSFFAHGYRALLTALVASMLGIGPMAWCLLVLGFGLILVAEMAHSAVDTLARALGDPEEPGLRTAREIATGGVLASVIASAAVTVTVLAFKLNDLLGWW